TCGGTGTCGAGCAGCTTGGCGATGCCGAAGTCGAGCAGCCGCACTTCGCCTGCGGCGTTGACCAGGATGTTCGACGGCTTCAGGTCGCGGTGCACGATCAGGTTGGCGTGCGCGTGGCTGACCACCTCGCAGACCTGCAGGAACAGCCGCAGCCGCGCGCTCACCGACAGGTGCAGGCGCTGGCAGTGGTCGGTCAGTGGTTCGCCTTCGACATAGGCCAGCGCCAGGTACGGGCGCCCATCGTCCGCGATGCCGGCGTCGAGCAGCCGCGCCAGGTGCGGATGCTCCAGCCGCGCCAGGATCTCGCGTTCGCGGGTGAAGCGCTGGCGCAGCGCGGCGTCGGCATAGCCGGGACGCAGCAGCTTCAGCGCGACCCGGCGCTGGTACAGGCCATCGGCGCGCTGCGCCAGCCAGACCTGGCCCATGCCGCCTTCGCCGAGCAACCGCTCCAGCGCGTACGGCCCGACCCGGCCGCCGGCGCACAAGGACGGCGGGGCGGCGGCCAGCAACGGCTCGCTGAGCAGGTCCGAGCCGGCCGCGTCCAGCGCCAGCATCCGCACCAGTTCGTCGGCCGTGGCCGGATCGTGCGCGTGCAGCCGCGCCAGCCGTGCCGCGCGCGCGTCCGCGGTCAGTTCCAGCAATTGGTCGAGCAACGGCGACAGGCGTTGCCACTGCAGCGCGTCCATGCGGTGCTCCGGTCGGGGTCTAGTGGTCCTGCATCGCCGCCAGCAGGAAGATGCGCGCCTTCTGCCAGTCGCGGCGGATGCTGCGTTCGGAGCGCTGCATCAGCTCGGCGATCTCCTGTTCCGACAGGCCGGCGAAATACCGCAGCTCCACCACCTGGGCCAGGCGCTCATCGAGCGCCTGCAACCGGTTCATCGCCACGTCCAGCGCCAGCAGGTCCTCGTCCAGGCGCACCCCGCCGCTGTCCTCGGGGATCTCGGCGACGCGCTTGAGATCGCCGCCGCGCTTGCGGGTCAGGCGGTTGCGCGCGTAGTCGACCACCACGCTGCGCATCGCCGAGGCGGCATAGGCGAAGAAGTGCGCGCGGCCGTCGAAGCGGGCCATGCCGCGCGAGCCGAGCAACTTCAGGTAGGACTCGTGGACCAGCGAGGTGGCGTCCAGGGTCTGGCCGTGCTGCCCGGCCAACTGGCGCCGGGCCATGCCGTGCAGTTCCTGGTAAAGGGTGCTGAGCACGCGATCCAGCGCCGCGCGGTCGCCGCCGCGCGCGGCATCCAGCCACACGGTGATCTCGGGTGCGGTCTCTACCACGGCGGTCTCTCCTCCGGCCGGGAGTCGCGCGGACTATAGCGCGCGGCGGCGGCCAGCGGCCGCCGTCCGTCAGCGCTGGCAGCTCCCGCACCAGACGCTGGCGCGCTGGCCGATGCTGGCATGGCGCAGCGCCCGCCCGCAGCGCTTGCAGGCCTCGCCCTCGCGGCCGTAGACCGCCAGCTCCTGCTCGAAATACCCGGGCGCGCCGTCCGGACTGATGAAGTCGCGCAGGGTCGTGCCGCCGCGGTCGATGGCGTAGCCCAGGATCGCCTTGGCCGCCTCGGCCAGGCGCGCATAGCGCGCCCGCGAGACCTCCCCGGCCTCGCGCAGCGGACTGATTCCTGCCTGGAACAGGCTTTCGGCGGCATAGATGTTCCCGACCCCGACCACGATGCGTTGGTCCATCAAGAACGTCTTTACCGGCGCACTCCGGCCACGGCTGCGCCGGAACAGGTAATCCCCGTCGAATTCCGGCGACAGCGGCTCCGGCCCGAGCTCCTCGAGCAGCGGGTGGATCTGGCCCGGCGCCTGCCACAGCAGGCAGCCGAACCGGCGCGGATCGTTGAAGCGCAGCACGCGCCCGTCTTCCAGGCTGATGTCGACATGGTCGTGCGCCCGCGGCGGCGTGTCCCCGGGCAGCACCCGCAGGCTGCCGGACATGCCCAGGTGCAGCAGCGCGCTGCCGGCCGCGGTGTCCATCAGCAAGTACTTGGCGCGGCGGCGGATGCCGTCGATACGCTGCCCGGGCAACTGCTGCGCCACCTCCGCC
The Xanthomonas sp. AM6 DNA segment above includes these coding regions:
- the mutM gene encoding bifunctional DNA-formamidopyrimidine glycosylase/DNA-(apurinic or apyrimidinic site) lyase, which codes for MPELPEVETTRRGLEPHLLGRRIHGVILRRPDLRWPIPAEVAQQLPGQRIDGIRRRAKYLLMDTAAGSALLHLGMSGSLRVLPGDTPPRAHDHVDISLEDGRVLRFNDPRRFGCLLWQAPGQIHPLLEELGPEPLSPEFDGDYLFRRSRGRSAPVKTFLMDQRIVVGVGNIYAAESLFQAGISPLREAGEVSRARYARLAEAAKAILGYAIDRGGTTLRDFISPDGAPGYFEQELAVYGREGEACKRCGRALRHASIGQRASVWCGSCQR
- a CDS encoding ECF-type sigma factor, with amino-acid sequence MVETAPEITVWLDAARGGDRAALDRVLSTLYQELHGMARRQLAGQHGQTLDATSLVHESYLKLLGSRGMARFDGRAHFFAYAASAMRSVVVDYARNRLTRKRGGDLKRVAEIPEDSGGVRLDEDLLALDVAMNRLQALDERLAQVVELRYFAGLSEQEIAELMQRSERSIRRDWQKARIFLLAAMQDH